One part of the Deltaproteobacteria bacterium genome encodes these proteins:
- the rplN gene encoding 50S ribosomal protein L14 has product MIQVHSQLDVADNSGAKRLFCIRVLGGTGRRYARVGDIIVVSVKEALPNSKVRKGDIKRAVVVRTIKETRRPDGSYIKFSDNSAVLINPQGEPIGTRIFGPVARELRAKRFMKIISLAPEVL; this is encoded by the coding sequence AACTCCGGTGCCAAGAGGTTGTTTTGCATCCGGGTGTTGGGGGGGACCGGCCGGCGTTATGCCCGGGTAGGGGATATCATTGTAGTATCGGTTAAAGAAGCTCTCCCCAATTCCAAGGTGCGCAAGGGCGATATTAAACGGGCTGTAGTGGTTAGGACCATTAAAGAAACAAGGCGCCCGGATGGCTCTTATATCAAATTTTCGGATAACTCGGCGGTGTTGATCAACCCCCAGGGAGAGCCCATCGGCACCCGTATCTTTGGGCCGGTAGCCCGTGAACTCCGAGCCAAACGCTTCATGAAAATTATCTCCCTGGCTCCCGAGGTCCTTTAG